The genomic window GTACGAGCTCAACCAGACGCTGTTTGAGCAAAAAGTCATTTCGCGCCAGGAGTTCACCCAAAGTCAGAACAACTACCGCTACCAGCAGCGCCGCCAGCAGCTCACCCGCCAAGCCCTGCGCCAGGATTCGCTGACGATGGGCCAGCAGATCGGGCAGATGCAGCAGTCGGTGGGGCGCATGCAAAGCAACCTGGCCCTGATGCGCCGCAAGCTCGACGATTTGACCATCAAGGCCCCGGCGGCCGGGCGCGTGACCTCGCTCAACGCCGAAATCGGGGAGCTCAAAACCCGTGGGCAGCGCATCGGCCAGCTCGACATGCTCACCGGCCTGAAGGTGCGCGCCCTGCTCGACCAGTACTACATTGCCCGGATTTTTCCCGGCCAGGCGGCGGAAATGACGTTCAATGGGCGGCGCTACGAGCTGCGCGTGACCAAGATCTTTCCGCAGGTAACCCGGGGCCTGCAAGTCGATTTGGAGTTTAGCGGCTCCCCGCCCACGGCTATCCGCCAGGGGCAGTCCTTGCCGGTGCGCCTGGCCCTGAGCGACCAGACCCAGGCCCTGCGCGTGCCCCGGGGCGGCTTCAACCAGAAAACCGGCGGCAATTGGATTTTCAAGCTCAGTGAGGATGGCACCCGGGCCTACCGGGCCGACATTCGCCTGGGCCGCCAGAACCCCGACTACTTCGAAGTGCTCAGCGGCCTGCGGCCCGGCGACCGGGTCATTACTTCCAGCTACGAAGGCTTCGACACGATGGGCGAGCTGCAGCTCCATCCCACGCCGACCCACTAAGCCAGCCGCCATTTCTGCCAACCCCGACCCGCGGAGTGTCGCCGGTTGCCGCCGGGTTTGGGAGCCCTAAGCCCGGCGGCCCGCGCCCCGCAAACCAATGGTGAGTGAACGGAGCCCGAGCCCGCCGCCGCGCTGCAACGCGGCAGCGGGCTGAGTGGGCGGCACTCCGCAGGCCGGGTTTTTTCTGCTTTTTCTTTCCCCGACATTCCCCGCACCCTTTCCCTACCACGATGATTCAGATTGAACACCTCGAGAAGATTTACCGCACCGCGGAGGTGCAAACCAAGGCCCTCAACGACGTGTCTTTGGTCGTGCGGGAAGGCGAGTTTGTGGCCATAATGGGGCCCTCGGGCTGCGGCAAGTCGACGCTGCTCAACATCCTGGGCTTGCTCGACGAGCCCGACGGCGGCTCCTTCGCCTTTGCCGGGGTGGAGGTGGCCCGCCTGCCGGAGCGGCGCCGCGCGACCCTGCGCAAGGAGCACATCGGGTTCGTGTTTCAGAGCTTCAACCTGATTGAGGAGCTTACCGTGTACGAAAACGTGGAATTGCCCCTGATTTACCTGGGCGTGGGCGCCGCCGAGCGGAGGCAGCGCGTGGAGCAGGTGCTGGAAAAAATGCAGATCATGCACCGCCGTAACCACTTCCCGCAGCAGCTTTCGGGCGGGCAGCAGCAGCGCGTGGCCGTGGCCCGGGCCGTGGTCAACTCGCCCCGCCTCATCCTGGCCGACGAACCCACCGGCAACCTCGATTCCCGCAACGGCAACGAGGTGATGGAACTGCTCACGGAGCTCAACGAAGCCGGCACTACCATCATCATGGTCACCCACTCCGAGCACGATGCCCGCTATGCCCACCGCGTGATTCGCCTGCTCGACGGGCAGGTGGTGCTGGAGCACGCCCGGGCGTAGCGCCGCAGTTCTCGTGCCTTGGCTTTTTCTGAGGCACTCATCCCTACTTCGCCGAACCCATGATTCAGCATTCCCTCCTTCTAATTTACCGGAACTTCAAGCGGTTCAAAACAACCTTTTTCATCAACTTGGTGGGCTTGTCAGTGGGCTTGGCGGGGGTACTTACCATTTACTTATGGGTGTACGATGAATGGAGCTTCGACCGGTACCACGCCACTACCGGGCGGCTGTTTCAGGTGCTGGAAAACCAGCGCACGGCCGAGGGCATCAACACCAGTGGCACGGCACCGCTGCTGGCCGAGGCGCTGGTCGAGGAGATGCCCGAAATCCAGTACGCGGCCGTGGCCACCCCGCCCAATTTCTTTCCTGGGTTCACGCTGGTGGCAAAGGGAAAAACCGTGCGGGCCGAAGCAAAATTTGCCGGCAAAGACTTCTTTCGCATCTTTTCCTACAACCTGCAACAAGGTGACGCCAGCCAGGTGCTGGCCAACAACACCGCCGCTGTGCTCTCGCAGGACATGGCCGTGGCCCTGTTCGGCACGGCGGCCAATGCCGTGGGCAAAACGGTAGAATGGCAACTGGCTGACCTCAAGCAAACCGTCGTCGTAACGGGCGTGTTCGGGCCCATTCCGGCCAATTCTACCGACCGGTTTGACGTGGTGCTCAGCTTCGATGCCTTCAAGGGCATCATGAAAATGGGGGAGTCGATCAACTGGGCCCAGGATGGGCCTTTCAACACCTTCGTGGTGCTGCACGAGGGCGCCGATGAAGCGCAGTTTCGAACCAAGATGTCGGGCCTGCTTCAGCGCAAGCTGACCACGAATAAGGAACGCGCTCTGCTCGTGCAGCACTATGCCGACAACTACCTCCACGGCGAGTACAGCAACGGCGTGCCGTCGGGCGGGCGGATTGAGTACGTGAAGCTGTTTTCGGCCATTGCGGTGTTTATTCTGGTCATTGCCTGCATCAATTTCATGAACCTGGCCACGGCCAAGGCCTCGCGCCGGCTGAAGGAAATCGGGGTGAAGAAAACGCTGGGCGCGGGCCGCTTTTCGCTGGCTGCGCACTTTCTGGCTGAATCGGTGCTCATGAGCATCATTGCGCTATTGATTGCGCTGGTTTTAGTCGAGTTGTTGTTGCCGCAGTTCAACGACATCACCGGCAAGCAACTGGCGCTGGCCTTCAAGCCGCACTTGGTTTTTTCGGCGCTCGGGATTACGCTGATTACGGGGCTGCTGGCGGGTAGCTACCCAGCTATTTACCTGTCGGGGCTGCGGCCGGTGGAGGTGCTCAAGGGGCAGCTCGCCGGTTCGGTGGCCGACCTGTGGACGCGCAAAGGGCTAGTGGTTTTCCAGTTCATGCTCTCCGTGCTGTTCATCGTCTGCGTGTGGGTCATTCAGCGGCAGCTTGCCTTCGTCGAAAGCAAAGACCTGGGGTACGACCGCACCGGCGTCGTCGCCTTCGAAGCGGGAGTCAAAGCGGCCCAACAGCCTGAAGCTTTTCTAGCCGAGCTAAAGCGGCTGCCGGGCGTGGTAAACGCCTCCGGCATGTTGGGCTCGTTTATAGACACGAACGACGGCGCGGGAATCCCAATAGAGTGGCAAGGCCGGAAGATTCTCGTTCACCACATGGGCGTAAGCTTCGACCTGCTCGAAACGCTGGGCATTGAGTTGAAAGACGGCCGCAGCTTTTCGCCGCAATTCCGCACCGACAGCGTTCAGATTATCGTGAACGAGGCCTTGGTAGCCAGCCTGGGCCTGCAAAACCCGGTGGGGCAGATGCTGGACGAGCGGCGGATTGTGGGCGTCGTCAGGGACTTTCACTTCCAGTCGTTGCACGAGAAAGTGAAGCCCCTCATTTTTCGGTTGGAGCCCACGGCGACTACTACCATCCTTGTTCGGCTGGCCCCGGGCCGGGAGCAGGAAACCATAGCCCAGCTCCGGCAGCTCTACGCCGCGTTTAACCCGGGGCAGACGCTTACTTACCACTTTCTCGACGGGGATTACCAGGTCCAGTACGCTGCCGAGCGGCGCGTTGGGGTGCTGGCCAGCTACTTTGCCGGCCTAGCCATCCTGATTTCCTGTTTGGGCTTGTTTGGGCTCACTGCCTTTACGGCCGAAAAGCGCCGCAAGGAAATCGGCATCCGCAAGGTGCTCGGGGCCAGCGAGCTGAGTATTGTCTACCTCCTCTCCCGCGACCTTACCAAGCTGGTAGGAGTGGGCATTCTGCTGGCGTTGCCGCTCAGCTACCTGGTGGTGAAGCAGTGGCTCGATGACTTTGAATACCGCATCACGCTGCAGGCCTGGTACTTTCTGGGCGCAGGCCTGCTGGCCGTCACCGTGGCCTGGCTTACCATTAGTACCCAGGCTCTGCAAGCGGCCCGGCTCAACCCCACGCAGAGCCTGCGCGACGAATAGTCGCCGGCTGCTTTTTCCTCCTATTCGTCCACCACTACCCAACTGGTACGACCATGTTTAAAAACTACCTGCTTGTGGCCTACCGCAACCTGGTGCGCCACAAGGGCTTTTCCTTTCTCAACATTGCCGGCCTGGCCCTGGGCCTGACGGCCTGCCTGCTCATCGGCCTCTTCGTGCACGACGAGCTGCAATTCGACCGGTTCGTGCCGGCCGCCGACCGGATTTACCGCGTCTACACTCAGCAAACCAAAACCGAAACGCCCGAAATCTTCAGCTCGGTGTCGCCCATGTTTGCCACCTCCCTCAAGCAGGAGTTTCCGGAGGTCGAGCAAACGATGCGCATTCTGATGACCGGCTCCAGCCTGAATCTGCTGGAAGTAGGCGAGAAGAAAATCTACGTCGAGGACGGCATAATTGCGGACTCCACCTTTTTCAGCATTTTTCAGCTGCCCTTTAAGTACGGCTCGGCCGCCGGCGCCCTGGACGGCACCACGTCGGTGGTGCTGGCCGAGGACGTGGCCCGCACCTTTTTCGGGGACGTAAACCCCGTCGGCCAGGAGCTGAAGATCAATAAGTCGACCCTGGTGGTGAAGGGCGTGCTGCAAAACGGCCTCGACAAGTTTCACCGCAAAGTCAACTACATTCTCCCGATGGCCGCGGCGCAGCTGCCCAAGCCGCGCATGAGCAATTGGGGCTGGCAGCAGTTTTACACCTACGTCAAGCTCCGGCCCGGCGCCGACGCCCGCCAAACCCAGGCCAAGCTGCAGCGCTACCTCGTGGAGAAAGTGCAGCCCACGCTGAGCGAGAAGGACAAGCTCACTGCAGTGCCGTATCTGCAGCCTCTGCGCGAGGTGCACCTGTACTCGGCCAGCTTCAAGTACGACTCGGCCATCAAGGGCAACATCACCTACGTGAAGGCCCTGGCGCTTATTGCGGGCTTTATTCTGTTGATTGCGGGCTTCAACTTCGTGAACCTGGCCACGGCCAAATCCATGCAGCGGGCCAAGGAAGTGGGCATCCGCAAAACCATCGGGGCCAGCCAGCAGCAGCTGATGCTGCAGTTCCTGAGCGAAACGGTGCTGCTCACCCTGGCCAGCGTGGTGCTGGCCGCCGTGCTGACCTCCCTGCTGCTGCCCTCGCTCAACGCTTTTACCGGCAAGACCATGACCTTTGACGTGCTTCGCAATCCGGCCCTGCTCGGCGGGCTGGCCCTGCTCACGGTGGTAGTGGGCCTGGTGGCGGGCTTTTACCCGGCCCTGGTGCTGTCGAGCTTTCAGCCGGTGAAAGTGCTGAAAAGCGCGGTGGTTACCGACGGTATCTTCGGCCGGGTGCAGTGGCTGCGGCACGGCCTGATAGTGGTGCAGTTTGCCCTGTCGGTCTTCCTGATTGTGTGCGCCCTGGTCGTGTTCCGGCAGGTGTCGTATCTGCACAACAAGGATTTGGGCTTCAACCGGGAGCAAATCATGTTTTTCCCCATGCGGGGCGAGAACATGACCAAGCACTACGAAACCTTCAAGCACGAGCTCCAGCAGGTGCCCGGGGTGGCGGCCGTCAGCATCGGCTACGGCTTCCCCGGCGACCAGGTGGCCGGCGACGGGCTGCAGGTGCCCACCAACGGCGAAATGAAAGAGCACTCCGTTACCCAGCTGATGGTGGACTACGACTACATCAAGACCCTGGGGTTGCAGCTAGTGGCCGGCCGCGACTTTTCCCGGGCGCTGAGTACCGACCAGGACCACGGCTTTATCCTGAACGAAACGGCCGTGCGCGAATTTGGCTTCGGCAGCCCCCAGCAGGCCCTGGGCCAGAAGGTGCAGTGGCCCGTATGGAACGAGAAAAACCCCGATTCGCTCAAAGTAGGCCAGATTATCGGCGTGGTCAAGGACTTTCATTACAAGAGCCTCTACGACCGGTTGGAGCCGGCCGTGCTGCAGATTTTTCCGCCGGCTTACTGGAAAGTGGCCGTCAAGCTCAAGGCCGACAACCTGGGCAGCTCCCTGGAGGGCGTCAAGCAGGTGTGGGCCAAATTTAGCCCCGAGACGCCCATCGAGTACCGCTTCCTGGACGACAACTTCGCCCAATTGTACCAGGCCGAAGACAAGCTGCAGACCCTGCTCTTCTCCTTTACTGGCGTGGCCATCTTCGTGGGCTGCCTCGGGCTGTTTGGGCTGGCCACCTACGCGGCCGAGCGGCGCAAAAAGGAAATCGGCATCCGCAAAGTCCTCGGCGCCGACGTGCTGACCATCGTGGGGCTGCTCTCCCGGGAGTTTCTGCTGCTGGTCGGGGTGGCGGCCGTTATTGCCTTCCCGCTGGCCTGGCTGGCTTTGAGCCGCTGGCTGCAGGACTTTGCCTACCGCATCAGTATTCCCTGGTGGGCCTTCGGGGCGGCGGGGCTGCTGGCCGCCGCCGTGGCCTTTCTCACCGTGAGCTACCAGGCCCTGAAGGCCGCTACTACCAATCCCATCCGCAACCTGCGCGCCGACTAAGGCCCGGCGCCACCACCCACCAAGCCCCGACTTCGGCAACGAAGTCGGGGCTTTATGCTTACGGGCTCGGCCAGAGCCGGATAAGGGCAGTGCAGGAAGTGGAGGCGCCGCCGAAAGTCGAATTCCCGTAGCGTTAGTTGCGGAATAAATGTATTATTAAAGTTCGGTTCCCGAATTCGCCGGTATTGCTTACACCCCCGCCGGCCCTTTCGCTTCGGTGTACCTCCGCCTCCCCTAATATGAAGCACTTGCTACTCCGTTTTCAATTTGTGGTAACGGCCCTGGGCCTGGCGGCGCTGGTGGCGCCCCCGGCCCAGGCCCAAACGTCGGAGCGGCGCACCGGGCTGGGCCTGGTGGCCAACGGCCTGCAGTACCAGGGCGACTTTGGCTCCGACTACTGGAAGCTCGACAATACGCAGCTCGCGCCTGGCCTGGTCATCAATCAGTATCTGGGCAAAGGCCTGGATTTAAGCACCCAGGTGTTGTACGGGGAGCTGACTGGCCGCCGAAGCGAGAATACCCACTTCAAAACCACGCTAATTAACGTGAATCTGGGCTTCAAGCTCAAGCTCAACAACGGCTGGGCCCTGAAGGAAAATAGCTTGATTCAGCCCTACCTGCTGGCCGCCCCGGGCTGGACCTACGCTAGCCGAACCGGGCAGTTCGGCGGGGCCCGCATCGACCTCGATAAAGGCTACGTCGACCTGTTTGCCGCCGCCGGTATCAGTTTGCGCCTGGGGGCCGGGGTAAGCGTATTTGTGCAAAGTGGCCAGCACCTGCCGATGTACGCCAACCTCGACGGCACCGTGGAAGCAGGTACGCCCCGCTGGGCCGACCGGTTCTTGCAGCACAGCGTCGGGCTGACGTTTAACCTGGGTCAGGCCCTGGATATGGACGAAGACGGCGTGTCGGACCGCCTCGACAAGTGCGCCAATACCCCGGCTGGCGTGTTGGTGGATGACAATGGCTGCCCGCTCGACGGCGACGCCGACGGTGTGCCCGACTACCTCGACGCCTGCGCCACCGAGGCCGGCGTGGCCGAGCTGCGCGGCTGCCCCGATAAAGACAACGACGGCGTGACCGACTCGGAAGATAACTGCCCCGACATTGCCGGCAGCATCGACCGGCAGGGCTGCCCCGATGCCGACAGCGACGGTATCATTGACCCCGACGACAAGTGCCCCGACACGCCCGCCGGTGCTACCGTGGATGCTTCGGGCTGCCCCGTAGCCGACACCACCGACAGCACCGCCGTAGCTCCAGCGGCTCCGGTTCCCGCCCCGGCCAGCACCGATACCGACGGCGACGGAGTGCTCAACGCCGCGGACCGCTGCCCCAACAGCGCCGGACCCGCCAGCAACGGCGGGTGCCCCGAAATCAGGGCCGAAGTGCGCCGCAGCCTGCAGGCCGCCACCCGCTCCATCCGCTTCGAAACCAACAAGGCCGTGCTGCTGCCGTCCTCGTACCCCACGCTCGATGCCTTGGTACCCGTGCTGAGCGACTACCCCGACTATTCCCTCAGCATTGCCGGCCACACCGATAACAAGGGGCCGGCTGCCTTCAACCTGGCGCTTTCCCGGGAGCGGGCCGCCGCCGCCCGGCGCTACCTGGTGGAAAAGGGCGTGGCCGAAAACCGCATCGAGATGCGTGGCTACGGCCCGCGTTACCCCATTGTAAGCAACGCCACCGACGCCGGCCGGGCCCGCAACCGCCGCGTGGAGTTCGACTTGTTTGTCAGCTCGGGCAAGAATGCGGCCCAGGCCAAATACGGTGCCCAACCAACCAGCACGCCCGCCAAAGCCGGCAAGGCCCGCTCCGTCCGCAAAAAGGCCCTCCGCAAAGCGCCGACAACCAAAACCGGCACCCGCAAGGCCGTAAGGCCGGGTACTACGGTCCGGAAGCCGGTTGCTCCCAGAGCTAAGCGCTAGTCAGCACCGGCACGCCGGTACAAACGTCAAAAGCCTTGGTGTAACCATCAGGGCTTTTGACGTTTGGCTTGAGAGCAGCGGTGGCAACCAAACTGCTGCCATACTTTGGGGAAAGCTTTGCTTACAGTATTTGGCAGAATTACCTTCATCAAGCCCACCTGCAAGGGTGCCGTTTGTTTAACCCCGTAAGCTGCTGGCTTAGTAGCCGGTGCAAAAGCAGTCTGTTCCATTATTTTTTGTCAACCAAAAGCTCCCGTGTGCGTTGAGCTTTTGGTTGAGTTATACATAGCTTCAGCACGGTTTACTCTAGCCTATCTATTTTTCTGTAACTGCTACGTGATAGGTCAATTTATACGTGACTTCTGGCACTATCTGCGCCATGGTGACCCGCTTTCTGCGCCTTTTCCAGCTGATCCACAGGATTGGAAGTTGTTCTTAATTCGGGCGCAACGGGCCCGGCACCGCCGCAAGCGGCCGGGGCTCAAGAGAAGCAAGAAAATAGCCGCCCTACTTTCACCTAATGAGTCGCCACTGCCGGAGTAGTGGCGCCGCCCCGCGGCAAGCCTGGCTTTTCTGCCGTCTGCTTTGAAGGCAGTACCAAGCACGAGCTATTTGCTACTGTAGCGCATTTCTACGGGGTTGGCCCATCACCAATGACCTCGGAAGCGTAGCAGGTTGCTCAGCTGCGGCAATACAGCAACCCTTGGCAGAGCGGGTAGTCCGGGCAGTGGAATGGAGAAGCTCTGCGGGGGCTTAATGCTGCCCCTTTCGGTTTAACCGGGCGTACCTTTGCGTATGACCTCCGCTAATTCTGCTCACTTTCACGCGCCCGCCGGCCACATTATTGGCCGGCACGACGGGGCCGTGCTGCGCGCTACCGGTATCCGCTACGCCCGGGCCGTCCGGTTTCAGGCCCCGGTAGCCGAACCACCCGCTACGGCCCCAATCCTGGCTACGGCCCCGGCTCCGGCCTGCCCGCAGGTAGCCGATTCCTTGCTGGCCCCCGCCCTGGGAAGCTTGTTTGCGGGCATCAGCTACGACGAGGACTGCCTGCGCCTTTCCGTCACGCGCCCGGCCGACTACCGCCCCGACGAGCAACTGCCGGTCGTGGTGTGGGTGCATGGCGGCTCCTACGTAACCGGGGCCGGCGACCTGCCCGTGTATGATCCGGCCGTTTGGGTGAGCGAGCAGCGCCTTGTGTTTGTGGCCGTGACGTATCGGCTGGGACTATTGGGCTTTCTGGGGCAGCAGGGCGGGGCGCCGCCCAACCTGGGCCTGCTAGACCTGCTCGAAGCCCTGCGCTGGGTGCAGCGCAATAGCCCGGCCTTCGGGGGCAACCCGGACTTGGTTACGCTGTTTGGGCAGTCGGCCGGTGCCGACGCCATTGCCCACCTGATGGTGGCCGAAGGCGCCCAGGGCCTGTTCAGGCGCGTGATTATGCACAGCGCCCCGCTGGGGTTGTCGCGCAACCGGCAGGCAATGAGCCGGGCCATGGCCCAGGCCGCGGGCAGCTTTGAGCCCACGGCCACTATCGATGAGGTGCTGGCCCGCGAAAGTACCGTAACGCAAGCTGCTCGGCGGTTTGGCCTGAAAAGCGGCATGCCCTTCGGCACGCAGTATGGTGCCCATCCGCTGCCTGAGGAGGGTCATGTGGACAAGGCCTGGCAAGCCGCCGCGCCCGGAGTGGATGTACTGATTGGAGCTACGGCCGAAGAAACCCGGTTTTTTGCGGTGCTCGACCCTAAGTACCGCCGTCTGCTGAGCCTGCCGCTGCTGGGGCGGCTGTTGGCGCGGCCCTTGGTGGCCATCAGTTCCCGGCTGGTGTATCTGCGGGCTACCAAAGCTTTTGCGCGCCGCCACGCCCGGGCTGGGGGCCGGGCCTACCACTTTCTGGTCTTGTTTCGGCCACCCGGTAGTGCATTTGGCGCGGCCCACACCATCGATTTGCCCTTGTTACTGGGCTCCCAGGCCAGCTGGTCGTTTGCGCCCATCCTGGGCCGGGCCACCTGGGAACAGGTGCAAGAAGCCGGCCGGCCGGTGCGGCAGCTCTGGGCCGACTTTGCCCGCAGCGGGGTGTTGCCGCCCCAAGTGGATATTGCCGGCGTGCTACGGGTGCGGCAGCAGTAGGGCTGGGGGTAATGCGGGGTTCCCGGGCAAAAACAAAAAGGCCTCTAGCGTGCTGCTAGAGGCCTTTTCTGTGGTCGTATAAGGACTCCGTACTTGTAGCATACTTGCGTACGGTTGCGCATTATTTCCAGCGTAAAGGCCGTTTAAAGGCTGCGGGGGTTGTTTGCTAGTTGCACGTTTTTGTACTGGTTTGAGGGTAATGTTTTACCTGTTGTTTTACCTTTCACGGCTTGGATGTACCTTCGTAGGGTAACAACGTCCCTAACCACATGGCAAGTGTAAAGGTACTCCTGATGGAGGAGAAGATAAATAAGGCCGGTGAGGCACCCGTGTACCTGCGCATTATTAAGGACAGGAAGCCGAAGTACATCTCCATTGGTCTACGGGTGAAGCCGCAAGATTGGAACAGCGACTTAGGGCGTGTGAAAAAGTCGCACCCTAAAATGGCACACACAAACGCTTACCTATCTGCTAAGCTCGCCGAAGCAGATGCAACAGCGTTGGATATGCAGCGGGAGTCGAAGTTCGTTTCGCCCGTCCAAATCAAGAACACCATCATGGGGCAGTCGTCGGAGAGCTTCCTCAAGTATTTCGAAAAGCACCTGCACACGCTGGAGAAAACTGGTAAGATTAGCTCACTGACCAAAGCTGCAGCTGTGTTCTCCAAACTCAAGGTTTTCTTGGGGACAAGCGACTTGCTCTTCGACGAGGTCACGGTCAGCTTCCTGAAGCAGTATGAGGACTACTTACACGACGAGCTGGGAAACTCGGTCAATACCATTCACTCCAACCTCAAGATCTTTCGTAAGCTCATCAACGACGCTATCCGGGAGGACTTGTTTTCCGTTGCCCGTGACCCGTTTCGGAAGTTCAAGCTCAAGTTGGAGAAGACGACTAAATCATACCTCTCAGAAGACGAGCTAGAGGCGTTGTGGACCTTGCCGTTGAAGGAGGGCCTTAAGCTTTGGCACCATCGGAACCTGTTCGTCTTCGCTGCTTACGCGGGTGGCCTGCGGATCTCCGACCTGCTCCAGCTCAGGTGGAGCAACTTCTCGGGTACCCACATCCGTATCACGATGCAGAAGACGAACGATGCTGTATCGGTCAAGGTGCCGAACAGGGCGCTGGAGATACTGCAGCTCTACCGTCACGATGGGGGTAAGCCATCTGACTACATCTTCCCTTTTCTTCATACGTATGTCGACTACACTGACCCCAGGGCGCTGCACAGAGTCATCTCGTCGGCAACCGCTTATGCCAACAAGAACCTGAAGATCATCGCTGAGCGGGCGGGAATCGAGAAGCACATCAGTTTTCACAGTTCGCGGCACACTTTCGCAACGAGAGCCCTGACGAAGGGGGTAGCAATTGAGTTGGTGTCCAAGCTGATGGGTCACCACTCTATCAACACGACACAGATTTACGCGAAAATCGTCAACGAGAAGCTCGACCAGGCGATGGACGCATTCAACTGATATTCATGAAGGAACCAAAGTCGGCTTTATTGTACTTCATGCGGCTAATAGAACGGGGAAAGCTCATCCAGCGACGCAATGCGTTTCACCACGAGTACACCCGCATGACAACATCCACACCGCGTATAGGGGAGGAGTGGAGCGAGGTCGAGTACGATGCCGAAGCAGAAACGCTTAGTTACAAACAGTCGGTTCTGTTTGAGCCCTCTGTTTCAATAACCCGCGACTTTGGGAAAGAGGTGTGTGCTCAGATACCAGAGAAGACCGAAAAGAGTATAGTTCGCATTTACAAGCAGGTGACTTCGGGGTCTCAGGCTGAGAGAACGGCCGCCTTCAAGCAGCTGATGCGGGACGTGGAGGGACTGA from Hymenobacter chitinivorans DSM 11115 includes these protein-coding regions:
- a CDS encoding ABC transporter ATP-binding protein, translating into MIQIEHLEKIYRTAEVQTKALNDVSLVVREGEFVAIMGPSGCGKSTLLNILGLLDEPDGGSFAFAGVEVARLPERRRATLRKEHIGFVFQSFNLIEELTVYENVELPLIYLGVGAAERRQRVEQVLEKMQIMHRRNHFPQQLSGGQQQRVAVARAVVNSPRLILADEPTGNLDSRNGNEVMELLTELNEAGTTIIMVTHSEHDARYAHRVIRLLDGQVVLEHARA
- a CDS encoding ABC transporter permease; this encodes MFKNYLLVAYRNLVRHKGFSFLNIAGLALGLTACLLIGLFVHDELQFDRFVPAADRIYRVYTQQTKTETPEIFSSVSPMFATSLKQEFPEVEQTMRILMTGSSLNLLEVGEKKIYVEDGIIADSTFFSIFQLPFKYGSAAGALDGTTSVVLAEDVARTFFGDVNPVGQELKINKSTLVVKGVLQNGLDKFHRKVNYILPMAAAQLPKPRMSNWGWQQFYTYVKLRPGADARQTQAKLQRYLVEKVQPTLSEKDKLTAVPYLQPLREVHLYSASFKYDSAIKGNITYVKALALIAGFILLIAGFNFVNLATAKSMQRAKEVGIRKTIGASQQQLMLQFLSETVLLTLASVVLAAVLTSLLLPSLNAFTGKTMTFDVLRNPALLGGLALLTVVVGLVAGFYPALVLSSFQPVKVLKSAVVTDGIFGRVQWLRHGLIVVQFALSVFLIVCALVVFRQVSYLHNKDLGFNREQIMFFPMRGENMTKHYETFKHELQQVPGVAAVSIGYGFPGDQVAGDGLQVPTNGEMKEHSVTQLMVDYDYIKTLGLQLVAGRDFSRALSTDQDHGFILNETAVREFGFGSPQQALGQKVQWPVWNEKNPDSLKVGQIIGVVKDFHYKSLYDRLEPAVLQIFPPAYWKVAVKLKADNLGSSLEGVKQVWAKFSPETPIEYRFLDDNFAQLYQAEDKLQTLLFSFTGVAIFVGCLGLFGLATYAAERRKKEIGIRKVLGADVLTIVGLLSREFLLLVGVAAVIAFPLAWLALSRWLQDFAYRISIPWWAFGAAGLLAAAVAFLTVSYQALKAATTNPIRNLRAD
- a CDS encoding efflux RND transporter periplasmic adaptor subunit, which codes for MDVAIQKKTWTPRRLLLLAALVLVGAWGAASLLSAAGPAKLNLDPERLTISAVSRGPFQEFVPVEGVVMPIKTIYLDAPEGGTVQRILVEDGATLTPGQPIIQLANTDLQLEMVNRETAVFDLMNNLHNTRNLLQQNRIQQLNQLADIDYQLREAQRQYELNQTLFEQKVISRQEFTQSQNNYRYQQRRQQLTRQALRQDSLTMGQQIGQMQQSVGRMQSNLALMRRKLDDLTIKAPAAGRVTSLNAEIGELKTRGQRIGQLDMLTGLKVRALLDQYYIARIFPGQAAEMTFNGRRYELRVTKIFPQVTRGLQVDLEFSGSPPTAIRQGQSLPVRLALSDQTQALRVPRGGFNQKTGGNWIFKLSEDGTRAYRADIRLGRQNPDYFEVLSGLRPGDRVITSSYEGFDTMGELQLHPTPTH
- a CDS encoding ABC transporter permease, whose amino-acid sequence is MIQHSLLLIYRNFKRFKTTFFINLVGLSVGLAGVLTIYLWVYDEWSFDRYHATTGRLFQVLENQRTAEGINTSGTAPLLAEALVEEMPEIQYAAVATPPNFFPGFTLVAKGKTVRAEAKFAGKDFFRIFSYNLQQGDASQVLANNTAAVLSQDMAVALFGTAANAVGKTVEWQLADLKQTVVVTGVFGPIPANSTDRFDVVLSFDAFKGIMKMGESINWAQDGPFNTFVVLHEGADEAQFRTKMSGLLQRKLTTNKERALLVQHYADNYLHGEYSNGVPSGGRIEYVKLFSAIAVFILVIACINFMNLATAKASRRLKEIGVKKTLGAGRFSLAAHFLAESVLMSIIALLIALVLVELLLPQFNDITGKQLALAFKPHLVFSALGITLITGLLAGSYPAIYLSGLRPVEVLKGQLAGSVADLWTRKGLVVFQFMLSVLFIVCVWVIQRQLAFVESKDLGYDRTGVVAFEAGVKAAQQPEAFLAELKRLPGVVNASGMLGSFIDTNDGAGIPIEWQGRKILVHHMGVSFDLLETLGIELKDGRSFSPQFRTDSVQIIVNEALVASLGLQNPVGQMLDERRIVGVVRDFHFQSLHEKVKPLIFRLEPTATTTILVRLAPGREQETIAQLRQLYAAFNPGQTLTYHFLDGDYQVQYAAERRVGVLASYFAGLAILISCLGLFGLTAFTAEKRRKEIGIRKVLGASELSIVYLLSRDLTKLVGVGILLALPLSYLVVKQWLDDFEYRITLQAWYFLGAGLLAVTVAWLTISTQALQAARLNPTQSLRDE
- a CDS encoding OmpA family protein, with protein sequence MKHLLLRFQFVVTALGLAALVAPPAQAQTSERRTGLGLVANGLQYQGDFGSDYWKLDNTQLAPGLVINQYLGKGLDLSTQVLYGELTGRRSENTHFKTTLINVNLGFKLKLNNGWALKENSLIQPYLLAAPGWTYASRTGQFGGARIDLDKGYVDLFAAAGISLRLGAGVSVFVQSGQHLPMYANLDGTVEAGTPRWADRFLQHSVGLTFNLGQALDMDEDGVSDRLDKCANTPAGVLVDDNGCPLDGDADGVPDYLDACATEAGVAELRGCPDKDNDGVTDSEDNCPDIAGSIDRQGCPDADSDGIIDPDDKCPDTPAGATVDASGCPVADTTDSTAVAPAAPVPAPASTDTDGDGVLNAADRCPNSAGPASNGGCPEIRAEVRRSLQAATRSIRFETNKAVLLPSSYPTLDALVPVLSDYPDYSLSIAGHTDNKGPAAFNLALSRERAAAARRYLVEKGVAENRIEMRGYGPRYPIVSNATDAGRARNRRVEFDLFVSSGKNAAQAKYGAQPTSTPAKAGKARSVRKKALRKAPTTKTGTRKAVRPGTTVRKPVAPRAKR